One genomic region from Tachysurus vachellii isolate PV-2020 chromosome 22, HZAU_Pvac_v1, whole genome shotgun sequence encodes:
- the si:ch211-220m17.5 gene encoding guanylin family protein: MKTMISIALLLTTLCLVSEAVNVQDGEYFFSLESVKVLQHLLDSSSVPQEQNPRLVKTSNVAVCGNPTLPQEFIELCHQSGSSLVFSRLAAIPPDVCEICAFAACTGC, translated from the exons ATGAAGACCATGATTTCGATCGCTCTTCTCTTAACCACTCTCTGCCTGGTCTCTGAGGCTGTCAATGTCCAG GATGGAGAATATTTTTTCTCACTGGAATCGGTGAAAGTCCTTCAGCACCTGTTGGACAGCAGCTCTGTCCCCCAGGAGCAAAATCCTCGTCTAGTCAAGACCAGCAATGTTGCAGTTTGTGGGAACCCAACCCTGCCCCAGGAGTTTATAGAGCTCTGTCATCAAAGTGGCTCGTCCCTGGTCTTCTCCAGGCTAG CTGCAATTCCTCCTGATGTTTGTGAAATCTGTGCTTTCGCTGCCTGTACTGGTTGCTAG
- the LOC132837993 gene encoding guanylin-like, whose amino-acid sequence MKTMISIALLLPTLFLVSEAVNVQDGEYFFSLESVKVLQHLMDSSSVSQQKNPRLVKTSNVAVCGNPTLPQEFIELCQQSGSSLIFSRLAAVPMDVCELCAFAACTGCL is encoded by the exons ATGAAGACCATGATTTCGATAGCTCTTCTCTTACCCACTCTCTTCCTGGTCTCTGAGGCTGTCAACGTCCAG GATGGAGAATATTTTTTCTCACTGGAATCGGTGAAAGTCCTTCAGCACCTGATGGACAGCAGCTCTGTCTCCCAGCAGAAGAACCCTCGTCTAGTCAAGACCAGCAATGTTGCAGTTTGTGGGAACCCAACCCTGCCCCAGGAGTTTATAGAGCTCTGTCAGCAAAGTGGCTCGTCCCTGATCTTCTCCAGGCTAG CTGCAGTGCCTATGGATGTGTGTGAACTCTGTGCTTTTGCTGCCTGTACTGGTTGCCTGTGA
- the LOC132838452 gene encoding uncharacterized protein LOC132838452, whose amino-acid sequence MFLNVYLQDGEYFFSLESVKVLQHLMDSSSVSQQQNLRLVKTSNVAVCGNPTMPQEFIELCHQSGSSLVFSRLAAIPPYVCEICAFADCQPDKPAASLCCAEMRQPDLLPCRLFSQGLKEAYTALRAKRVFSMMLTMKLLTVSFLFASCFLSSQSIMVTDSGFSFTLEAVKILKQLMGALENEYPDPPASTPEPLCVSLDLPKEFLEVCQRDDHDRIFANLVKIITPPDPCEICANAACTGCLFNTIQLTSSI is encoded by the exons atgtttctCAATGTTTATCTACAGGATGGAGAATATTTTTTCTCACTGGAATCGGTGAAAGTCCTTCAGCACCTGATGGACAGCAGCTCTGTCTCCCAGCAGCAGAATCTTCGTCTAGTCAAGACCAGCAATGTTGCAGTTTGTGGGAACCCAACCATGCCCCAGGAGTTTATAGAGCTCTGTCATCAAAGTGGCTCGTCCCTGGTCTTCTCCAGGCTAG CTGCAATTCCTCCTTATGTTTGTGAAATCTGTGCTTTTGCTGACT GTCAGCCTGATAAGCCTGCAGCATCGCTATGTTGTGCAGAGATGCGACAGCCTGACCTGCTGCCATGTAGGCTCTTTTCACAAGGGTTGAAGGAAGCCTACACAGCTTTGAGGGCAAAGAGGGTTTTCTCCATGATGCTGACA atgaagctTCTgacagtttcttttctttttgcatcCTGCTTCCTGAGCTCACAAAGTATAATGGTTACG GACAGTGGGTTTAGCTTTACGCTGGAGGCTGTAAAGATTCTGAAGCAGCTGATGGGAGCCCTTGAAAATGAATATCCTGATCCTCCTGCAAGCACTCCAGAGCCTCTTTGTGTCAGCTTAGATCTCCCAAAAGAGTTCCTGGAAGTGTGCCAGCGAGATGACCATGACAGAATCTTTGCAAATCTGG TTAAAATCATCACACCTCCCGACCCATGCGAGATCTGTGCCAATGCCGCCTGCACTGGATGTTTGTTCAACACGATTCAACTCACCAGCTCTATATGA